The genomic interval GAGATCGCCGAGGTCATCACACGGACCGCCGTCGAGGTGCTCCTCGACCGGCTGCCCAACGTGCGGCTCGCCGTACCCGCGGGCGCGCTGGCCTGGCGACGCACCGCGTGGAACAGGGCACTGACCGCCCTGCCGGTCCGGTTCAGCCCAGTTTGACGTCCGCGACTGGCCGCGCCGCACGGCATCACGCTGAAACCGAGCCCGGAGACCACCGATGACCGATCCCCACTCACGCCAGCCCGGCGCCTGCCCGAGCGGCATGCCCCGGCCGCTGAGCGGCGCGCGCCAGTACAGCCCACTGCGCCAGTACGGCACGTCCTGCCCGGCGCCGAGCACCACCCGGCGCGGCGAGGCTCCCGGAACCGGCAGGACCCGCGGGTCTGCCGGGCCGGGTTCGTCCAGCTCCCCGGCCGTGCCGGCCGCACCGGCCACACCGGCCGCGTCCACCGCGTCCGCGATGCCCGCATCGTCCGCTCCGCCGGGAACGGCCGATGCGCCCACCACCGCGCTCGGGTTCACCGGCACGCCCGGCGCCACCGCGGCCGGCCCACCGGAGCCCCGACGTCCCGGCTCACCGCCGGTGCCGCCCATCGCGCCACCCGGTGAGCGGGACCGCGGCCAGGAACCGGCGCGCCAGCCCGACGACCGGTCGACGTTCGAGGCCCGCTGGCCCGCGCACCACGGCGCCGCCCGGCTGCCCGCCGAGGGACCCGGCAACCGGCGCGCCGCCTTCTACCACCAGATCAGGGACGAGCACGGGCCGGTCGCGCCGGTCCTGCTCGAAGGTGACATCCCGGCCTGGCTCGTCCTCGGCTACCGGGAGGTCGTCTACGTCGCGGGGACGCCCGCCCTGTTCGGGCGGGATGCCCGGATCTGGAATGCCTGGGATCTGGTCCCGTCGGGCTGGCCCCTGCAGCCGATCGTCGGCCAGCGACCCTCCCTGCGCAGCCTCGACGGGCCCGCCCACACCCGGCGGCTGGCGGCGATCGGTGACGTGGTCGGCAGGTTCGAGTCGCACGACCTGCGGGCCCGGGTGACCCGTGGCGCGGACACCCTGATCGACGCGGTGGCGGGCAACGGCCGGGCGGAGCTGATGAGCCAGTACGCCGGCCCGCTGCCCGCGATGGTCAACGCCGAGATGTGGGGGCTGCCCGCCGGCGACCTGACCGCCCTGGCCCGGGATCTGACCCTGCTCGTCAGCGGTGGCACCGGAGCCCGCGACGCGCGCCGCCGGGTCCACGCGATGCTCGTGCGGGTCGTGCGCCGCCGCCGTGACCAGCCCTGCGACGACGCCGTCTCAGCGCTGATCGCCCACCCGGCGGAGCTCACGGACGAGGAGATCGTCGAGGACGTCATGGCGACCCTGACCGTGGCCCAGGCACCGACCGCCGACTGGATCGGGAACACCCTTCGCCTGATGCTCACCGACGACCGGTTCGCCGTGGATCTCGCGGGCGGCCGGCTCAGCGTCGGCGGTGCCATGGCCGAGGTCCTCTGGGCGGACCCGCCGATCCAGAACCTGGTCGCGCGGTGGGCTCGCCGTGACCTCCGGCTCGGCGGGCGGTGGATCCGCTCCGGCGATCTCCTCATCTTCGGCCTCTCCGCCGCGAACACCGATCCGCGCGCGCGTCCGCGCGAGTCCGGCCGGGCGGCCGGCAACAACGCCCACCTGGCATTCGGCCACGGCGAGCACCGCTGTCCCTTCCCCGCGCAGATGGCCGCCGAGACGATCGCGACCACGGCCGTCGAGGTCCTGCTCGATCGCCTCCCCGACCTGGAGCTCGCGGTGGAGCCCACGGCGCTGCTGTGGCGCCCCTCGGTCTGGGTGCGTGGCCTCGCCACCCTGCCGGTCCGGTTCACGTCGCCTTGACCGGTGTCGGTCCGCGCGACTGATCCGAAGCCCGGAAAAACCTCAGGGCCCGTGGGGAAACCCACGGGCCCTGAGGTTTGGTGCTGGTCACCAGCGCCGGGAGCACCAGGTGCTCCCTCGCCGGACTACTCCCTGCCGAACTGCTCCCGAAGCCGCCGCAGCGCCTCCTCGTCGATCGCCGAAGCGGGCTGCTCCGACTGCGAGGTGTAGGAGGACGGCGCCGCAGCTGCCGCGTCCGCCTCCTGCGCCGCCCGGATCTGGGCCTGGTGGGCCTCGTACCGGGTCTGGGCCTCGGCGTACT from Parafrankia irregularis carries:
- a CDS encoding cytochrome P450, which produces MTDPHSRQPGACPSGMPRPLSGARQYSPLRQYGTSCPAPSTTRRGEAPGTGRTRGSAGPGSSSSPAVPAAPATPAASTASAMPASSAPPGTADAPTTALGFTGTPGATAAGPPEPRRPGSPPVPPIAPPGERDRGQEPARQPDDRSTFEARWPAHHGAARLPAEGPGNRRAAFYHQIRDEHGPVAPVLLEGDIPAWLVLGYREVVYVAGTPALFGRDARIWNAWDLVPSGWPLQPIVGQRPSLRSLDGPAHTRRLAAIGDVVGRFESHDLRARVTRGADTLIDAVAGNGRAELMSQYAGPLPAMVNAEMWGLPAGDLTALARDLTLLVSGGTGARDARRRVHAMLVRVVRRRRDQPCDDAVSALIAHPAELTDEEIVEDVMATLTVAQAPTADWIGNTLRLMLTDDRFAVDLAGGRLSVGGAMAEVLWADPPIQNLVARWARRDLRLGGRWIRSGDLLIFGLSAANTDPRARPRESGRAAGNNAHLAFGHGEHRCPFPAQMAAETIATTAVEVLLDRLPDLELAVEPTALLWRPSVWVRGLATLPVRFTSP